Proteins from a single region of Anastrepha ludens isolate Willacy chromosome 5, idAnaLude1.1, whole genome shotgun sequence:
- the LOC128862687 gene encoding ATP-binding cassette sub-family G member 1 — protein sequence MPNEDKLATTDSTSAEIEATSTSSSVNESLLGQQKFKLQFSNVSYITKQNKKLVKILNDVCGEFKSGRLTAVLGPSGAGKTSILNVLSGFKASNVSGQFTFNGSERNVLTFRKSSCYIPQDFALLDLLTVQETMNDSADLKLPAKTISAEKRKIVDDILQILNMDKCRHRLVRNLSGGERKRLSIAIELVTNPPVMFFDEPTSGLDSVASLQVINYLRRLALDGHIIVCVIHQPSSRLIKLFDDVLVMSRGQVLYSGPEREMIATFEAAGFAFPNYYNPADFALEVSSEEHNKPILGLIERNKKRHCGVDKQPNEDANLCVHGKSNIQSTFNLNSHTTIEMRSNNEAQVERMLHEPCRLTSVRLRSEVNIWRQLVILTRRSLRTMSRNLIAVQLRVFMHVLVAALVGAVFWDIGNDGARTLTNISCIFFIIMFIFFGNSMPSILLCPQETAVFIREYLNGWYSLRAYYASKLLSDLPMLFICPTLFTTIIYFMTSQPDDMARFAMCWGISLILAIIGHFMGLAFGSTFDVQMAILLVPGVAIPFMIFSGFFIRIHELSSVFRPLCDISFYRYTMEALMQAIYGYNRPDLECHREFCYFKSPTKLLKELGMLGDLYGHDIFILLLWIIFFKVLFFLSLVLRIKRAQ from the exons ATGCCAAATGAAGATAAGCTTGCAACAACCGATTCCACTTCAGCGGAAATTGAGGCGACTTCCACGAGCAGTTCAGTAAATGAAAGTCTTTTGGgccaacaaaaattcaaattacaatTCAGCAATGTTTCCTACATTACCAAACAGA ACAAAAAGCTGGTTAAAATACTTAATGATGTCTGCGGGGAATTCAAGTCGGGGCGCCTTACTGCTGTTTTGGGTCCCTCTGGAGCGGGCAAAACTTCGATTCTTAACGTGCTCTCCGGTTTCAA AGCCAGCAATGTTTCGGGTCAATTTACATTCAATGGCAGTGAGCGGAATGTTTTGACTTTTCGCAAATCCTCATGCTACATTCCGCAAGATTTTGCATTACTCGACTTGTTAACAGTGCAAGAAACAATGAACGATTCTGCAGATCTTAAGTTGCCTGCCAAAACGATTTCTGCGGAGAAGCGAAAAATT GTTGATGACATTCTCCAGATACTCAATATGGATAAGTGCCGACATAGATTGGTGCGAAACCTTTCCGGCGGCGAGCGAAAACGTCTATCTATCGCTATAGAACTAGTTACTAATCCACCAGTCATGTTTTTTGATGAACCCACTAGTGGCTTAGACAGTGTCGCCAGTTTGCAAGTTATCAACTATTTGAGGAGGCTGGCGCTCGATGGGCATATAATCGTGTGTGTTATTCACCAGCCAAGTTCGAGGCTTATAAAACTGTTCGACGACGTGTTAGTGATGTCACGGGGTCAAGTGTTATATTCAGGTCCAGAAAGAGAAATGATTGCCACCTTTGAAGCGGCGGGCTTTGCCTTCCCCAATTACTACAATCCAGCCGACTTTG ctttggaaGTAAGTAGCGAAGAGCACAATAAACCCATATTGGGTTTGATAGAAAGGAATAAGAAACGGCATTGCGGAGTAGATAAACAACCGAATGAAGATGCAAACCTTTGCGTGCATGGAAAGT CTAACATTCAATCtacattcaatttaaattctCACACCACCATCGAGATGCGATCGAACAATGAAGCTCAAGTTGAACGAATGTTGCATGAGCCCTGCAGATTAACATCGGTGCGTCTTAGATCAGAGGTGAACATTTGGCGCCAATTGGTCATACTCACACGAAGATCTCTGCGTACAATGTCAAGGAACTTG ATTGCCGTTCAATTGCGCGTTTTTATGCATGTCCTCGTTGCAGCTCTCGTTGGCGCGGTATTTTGGGACATTGGCAACGATGGCGCCCGAACCCTAACCAACATTTCCTgcatatttttcattataatgtttattttctttggcaATTCAATGCCGTCCATATTGTTGT GTCCACAAGAGACGGCGGTTTTTATACGCGAATATCTAAATGGTTGGTATTCGCTCAGAGCATACTACGCTTCAAAACTCCTCTCTGACCTCCCGATGCTTTTCATATGCCCAACTCTGTTTACGACAATCATCTACTTCATGACAAGCCAGCCGGATGATATGGCGCGATTCGCTATGTGTTGGGGGATCAGTTTAATTTTGGCCATCATTGGACATTTTATGGGGCTAGCTTTTGGTTCGACGTTTGATGTGCAG atGGCGATTTTGCTGGTACCTGGAGTGGCTATTCCCTTTATGATATTTTCTGGATTTTTCATACGTATTCATGAGCTCTCATCTGTTTTCCGGCCGCTGTGCGATATCTCATTCTACCGTTACACCATGGAGGCTCTTATGCAAGCCATATATGGCTATAATCGCCCCGATTTAGAATGTCATAGAGAATTTTGTTACTTCAAGTCACCAACTAAACTGCTGAAGGAGCTAGGCATGTTGGGTGATCTGTATGGCCATGACATATTTATTCTTCTGCTTTGGATTATATTCTTTAAGGTGCTATTTTTCTTGAGCTTGGTCTTACGCATCAAACGTGCCCAATAA
- the LOC128862685 gene encoding cell division cycle protein 23 homolog, whose protein sequence is MEEDLFNIPLPDVKREIRRGIIECQKRGLTQSAKWLAEMSHGLSDTDCEGAGTSSCNQHKMSEAGECCQFLEGIAPTEYDNYFLAKSYFDVREYDRAAYFVRNCESSVPRFLHLYATYMAREKRRLDSTTDRSNLNETGHVRDMTELLAILRSEYSHGRLDGYGIYLYGVVLKALNLNKVAIQMLIHAIRLAPMLWAAYVELAVLIMDKEKMLSLNFGGHWMRHFFAAHSYIEMYLNDEGLKAYEDLQQAGFRKCVYVTSQMALAYHNKRDVERAIEIFQTLQEVDPYRLENMDTYSNLLFVKELKTEMAQLAHKAVSINKYCAETCCVVGNYYSIRSDHQMAIVYFQRALKLNPKYLSAWTLMGHEFMELKNTNAAIQSYRKAVEVNKRDYRAWYGLGQSYEILKMHYYSLYYFKIAHQLRPFDSRMLVALGETYEKLEKFDNAIKCYWKACDVGDIEGVAMSKLAGLHERRGEFEDAVQCYIMYCDDERAATDKQSLYHGFMTLANYYESKGQFDKASHYAYKCLESDERKSEAKALLKTIENKRSGKATNNDGEANNSANGNIIAADTSSDDDMEMELSDYKYLCSDYVLTCQSDVKMSKKLAASGDSATNSHLISTTADISLNESEMVASSSTNEIGPSTSAAAGIAIGQQTTKSAQTKDSESNDDEQHSMEISSISID, encoded by the exons ATGGAGGAAGATTTATTTAATATCCCATTGCCAGATGTAAAACGAGAAATTCGTCGAGGCATTATTGAGTGCCAGAAACGTGGCCTAACTCAGAGTGCAAAGTGGTTGGCTGAAATGAGCCATGGACTTAGCGATACTGATTGCGAAGGAGCTGGCACAAGCAGTTGCAATCAACATAAAATGTCGGAGGCTGGGGAATGCTGTCAATTCTTGGAAGGTATAGCTCCTACTGAATACGATAACTATTTCCTCGCCAAAAGTTATTTTGATGTGCGTGAATATGATCGAGCTGCATATTTTGTGCGTAATTGCGAATCCTCAGTACCTCGTTTCCTTCATCTTTATGCAACATACATGGCAAGAGAAAAGCGCCGGTTAGATTCTACCACGGATCGTTCGAATTTAAATGAAACAGGTCATGTACGAGATATGACTGAATTGCTGGCAATTCTTCGTTCTGAATATTCGCACGGGCGACTGGATGGCTATGGAATCTACCTTTATGGGGTTGTGTTAAAGGCCTTAAATCTCAACAAAGTGGCCATACAGATGCTGATACATGCAATTCGCTTGGCACCAATGCTATGGGCTGCTTACGTAGAATTAGCAGTGCTCATAATGGATAAGGAAAAAATGCTATCTCTAAATTTTGGAGGCCATTGGATGCGCCACTTTTTTGCTGCACACAGTTACATTGAGATGTATTTGAATGACGAAGGGCTGAAAGCGTATGAAGATCTTCAACAAGCAGGATTTCGTAAATGTGTTTATGTGACTTCCCAAATGGCTTTGGCATATCATAACAAAAGAG atGTCGAAAGAGCCATTGAAATTTTCCAAACGCTTCAAGAAGTTGATCCCTATCGTTTGGAGAATATGGATACATATTCTAATTTGTTATTTGTAAAGGAGCTAAAGACTGAAATGGCACAACTAGCACATAAAGCAGTCAGCATTAATAAATACTGCGCAGAAACGTGCTGCGTTGTGG GTAATTACTATAGCATACGCTCAGACCACCAAATGGCCATTGTCTATTTTCAACGAGCTTTAAAACTAAATCCAAAGTATTTGTCGGCGTGGACTTTAATGGGGCATGAGTTTATGGAGCTAAAGAACACAAACGCTGCGATACAAAGTTATCGAAAAGCGGTGG AGGTTAATAAACGAGACTATCGCGCCTGGTATGGGTTGGGCCAATCTTACGAGATACTTAAGATGCACTATTATAGCTTATACTACTTCAAAATTGCACATCAGCTTCGTCCGTTTGATAGCCGTATGCTGGTCGCATTAGGAGAAACATATGAAAAGCTGGAGAAGTTCGATAATGCTATTAAGTGCTATTGGAAAGCCTGCGATGTTGGTGACATTGAAGGAGTTGCGATGAGCAAATTAGCTGGCCTACATGAAAGACGAGGAGAGTTTGAGGACGCTGTTCAGTGTTATATTATGTACTGCGACGACGAAAGGGCTGCGACTGACAAGCAAAGTCTATACCACGGTTTCATGACTTTAGCGAACTACTACGAAAGCAAAGGACAGTTTGATAAAGCCTCACATTATGCCTACAAATGTCTCGAGTCCGATGAG CGTAAATCTGAAGCTAAGGCACTGCTTAAAACTATTGAAAATAAACGCAGTGGGAAAGCAACAAACAATGACGGGGAAGCAAACAATTCTGCGAATGGAAACATCATAGCCGCCGACACTTCATCAGACGATGATATGGAAATGGAGTTAAGTGATTACAAATATTTGTGTAGTGATTACGTGCTGACCTGCCAGTCGGATGTGAAGATGTCCAAAAAACTGGCGGCAAGTGGCGATAGTGCAACAAATTCACATTTGATATCAACGACAGCGGATATAAGTCTGAATGAAAGCGAAATGGTTGCGTCCAGCAGCACAAATGAGATTGGCCCAAGCACTAGTGCTGCAGCAGGGATTGCAATAGGGCAGCAAACTACAAAATCAGCACAAACGAAAGATTCAGAGAGCAATGACGATGAACAACATTCGATGGAGATTTCGTCGATTTCTATCGATTAA